cacataacatttctagcacTTAGATGTTTTGCAGCTGCCATGGCACTTCGCCTTCAGGGCTGATGAAGTAGTTTGCGAAATCTTCTCTGATACCGTTCGCAATATTTCCTCCACGGACCAAGCAAGATGACATGTCCTGCAATCCCTGAATAGTTAACGTATCCTCAAACTGTATTCCATCACGATCACGCACAAAGTTATGGAGGAGGCAACATGTCTTCACAATAGACTCTGCCAAATCTAATTTAACATCCAGTGGTCGATAGAAAATGCGCCACTTGTTTGCAAGAATTCCAAAAGTACACTCGATGTACCTTCTAGCTCTGCACAGTCTATAGTTGAACACATGTTTTTTAATGTCTAAATACTTGCCACCACAAGGGCGCAAAATGAATTTTGACAATCCGAAACCCTCATCTCCTACTAACATGAATGGCATAGGTCTTTCAAACGATAATGACAGTTGTTTTGGTGCAGGTAAATCTAGCGTACCATCTTGTAGTTTATTACTTAACACTGTATTACGAAACACAGTTGAGTCGGACGATTTCCCATATGCTCCAACGTCTATAAATAAGAATTTGTACGTCGAATCACAAACAGCTAACAGAATGGAAAAATAGTTCTTATAATTATAGTAGAGTGAACCACTGGAAGTGGGTTTTACAATTCTGATGTGCTTCCCGTCCACTGCATCCACACAATGAGGAAAGTTGGTCCTCTTATGGAATCCTTCAGCTGAGGTAAGCCATAGATCTTTCGAGAGCTCGGGAAAACATTTTGGCTTCATTTTACGCCATATGGCAGAGCAAACGTCTCGTATAATATACGAGACAGTTGATACTCCAATTCTGTACTGAAAATGTAAGTCCATCATGGATGATCCGGCCCCCAAGTACctgtaaaaaaaaagataaagcgtatggagcaaaactacaaaattatgcaggttacacacaagcatacacacacgcacacgtagacattatagataaccagctgaaacacccggcaactataattttaataaatgttaataattgtaCTATGCTTATAACTTTCGCGCAAGTGAcagtttcatcgcaatcggatgaacggtacgaacaaaaccaaacaaacattcatttttatatattagatattacaatactatggtggtttttgtttgttgcagggacaatccttcaaaggaaatggaagagtttAAGGGCCAGTTATACCAGAGAGTTATTAAGGCAAAAAACAGAAAAGAGTGGTTCTGCAGCAACTGGTAGGAAGAAGTATATCTACTTCGATCAGCTGCGATTCCTAGCAACTGACTGTAAGAACACTACTTCTAgtattgacaatgatgatgatgaagacagaaatgagtttgatgaaggagaaaatttaGAGTAGGAGGCACGTGAAAAAACTGCTGAGCGACGGCAAAAAAGGCCACGTGAAAAGAAGAGTCTTGAAAAAGAAGATATCCTATataacattttgaaggaaaagtaCGCCAGAAAAGACAATTCATCACAGCAAGCCGACGAAGATAGCCTGTTTATGCAGTCTTTAGTACCTGAATTAAAAAAATTACCCAGTCATGCAAGATTGAAAGTGAAATCAGATTTGATGAATGTCATTATCAATGCCCAACAATATTACAGCGCTTCTGCTTCTTCTTCGTGCCAAATAGGATTTGCGCCGGTACCAAATTACGCTACGGGGGATCCGCATCACGACCGTGCATATCGTGAAACAGTTCAAGGCTACACTGGAGGACAGTCGAGGTTGTCCGATCAGTTAACAGCTGTGTGCTCGCCAGCGGCCTCCGAGTACAGTGACGAGTCCTTAATATACTTTTCAACAGCACAGGCAgagaaagaatgaaattaaaactatcagtgaaagttttacaatattttgtaatatatattaataccagttaaaatctgaaaaatgtgctttcaataaaataaaataatactacagtacctaCCTTAATGTAAGAGCAAGTTTTTCCTCTGGTGGGATAGCCTTCCTTAGTATAATGTCTTTTCCTGTGATTGcttctttcacattttctagtagttcatcaaatgaagtttttgacattcgaaaatactgaaaaaacttcttCTCAGATTGTCTCAGATCGTCATAAAGGGTGTAATACAATCCTTTCTCCACCCGATCACGTAGCAGTGGATGTATGTGTAAtgaacgttttgtcttcattctcctcctcctcctcattacaagtacaaacaacagttcctcctcgctcgagtccatttcaccAACTAATCAGTTGGCAACAGCTGCAGTGTGGGACACCAGTGACGCAGGAGTGTTCGCAACAGTCACCGGTGACCGTCACCGGTGACGGTCACAACTGTCCCAATGTGAAACGAGCCTAAAAGTACTCACATTTACCTGAGATATCTGAAAAGTATGCTGGCACAAGTCAGCCAGTTTGTTAAAAGAATAACTATGCCATATTTAGTCTTTCTTTCATATTAATCATTTTTCTGCTGCTCCTTTTCTGTTTTGGTAGTCTCAATACATTGAGGAATGATAATCGTTTGCAAAAACCTGCATGGAATTGATATGTACTTCATCTTGGTAACAAAcgcaatatttcataaaatttgatTGACTGTTCATGTAACACACTCAAGCAGTACCTGAACAAATCCTCAAGTGCACATTTGCATGTACAGCACCACGAAGTATGTTAACCTATTCCTTTCAAgatggactgctacggtcgcaggttcgaatcctgcctcgggcatggatgtgtgtgatgtccttaggttagttaggtttaagtagttctaagttctatgggactgatgaccacagcagttgagtcccatagtgctcatagccatttgaaccaaccttacaAGATGTTTCATGGAACAGTAGATGATATTGTGTTGTCTGTGGTAGTTGCCACTTTTGTTCACCCAGTCAGGGGCTAAAGAATTTAACTAGTAGGGCACTTTCAAAATAATGGTATGACCATACTAA
This Schistocerca nitens isolate TAMUIC-IGC-003100 chromosome 1, iqSchNite1.1, whole genome shotgun sequence DNA region includes the following protein-coding sequences:
- the LOC126259195 gene encoding uncharacterized protein LOC126259195, with the translated sequence MSKTSFDELLENVKEAITGKDIILRKAIPPEEKLALTLRYLGAGSSMMDLHFQYRIGVSTVSYIIRDVCSAIWRKMKPKCFPELSKDLWLTSAEGFHKRTNFPHCVDAVDGKHIRIVKPTSSGSLYYNYKNYFSILLAVCDSTYKFLFIDVGAYGKSSDSTVFRNTVLSNKLQDGTLDLPAPKQLSLSFERPMPFMLVGDEGFGLSKFILRPCGGKYLDIKKHVFNYRLCRARRYIECTFGILANKWRIFYRPLDVKLDLAESIVKTCCLLHNFVRDRDGIQFEDTLTIQGLQDMSSCLVRGGNIANGIREDFANYFISPEGEVPWQLQNI